The genomic stretch GGTTGAGCAGGAGCGCGAGGACGATGGCGATCGGCCCCTGCAGCACCAGCGACAGGACGACGATGAAGCCGTTGTGCATGAGGACCGACCGGAAGGCCTGGTCCTGGAAGATGATGACGTAGTTCTGCAGGCCGACGAAGTCGGTGGGCGGGCCGTAGCCCTGCCACTTGAAGAACCCGTAGTACGCGGCCATGGCCACGGGCAGGATCACGAACGTGACGAAGACGATCACGGCGGGTCCGGCGAGGACGGCGATCTCCGCGCGCTGCCGCCAGTCCGCGAGCCGCTTGGCGGGCCGACGCCCGGCGGGGCGCGGTGCCGTGGAGGCACCGCGCCCTGCCTGCGTGGACCCCGCGCCGCGGTCCGACCCGGTGGCCGGGTCCGTGCCGAGCGAGGTGTCGAGGGTCATGGTCAGCCCTTGGCCGCAGCCTGGTTGGTGGTGGTGACGATGTCCTTGGCGTTGCCCTTGCCGGCGAGGACGTCCACGACGCTGGTGTTCAGCGCGTTGCCGACGTTCTGGCCGTAGAGGGTGTCGAGGTACTGCGACACGAAGGGGGCGTCCTTGTACGCGGCGAGCGCCGTCTTCAGGTACGACTCCGACACGACGGACTGGGCGTCCTGGTTGACGGGGATCGCCTGGAAGGCCTTGTAGTAGCCCTCCTGGTTGTCCTTCTGCACGATGAAGTTGAGGAAGTCGGTGCAGGCCTTCTTCGGGGCCTTCGCGGTGCAGGAGTAGCCGTCGACGCCACCCATCATCGACTTGGGGTCACCCTTGCCGCCGGACACGGCGGGGAACGGGAACCAGCCGAGGTCCGGCAGCGGCTTGGCGTCCGGGGTCAGGGAGGAGATCACGCCCGGGTCCCACGCGCCCATGAGTTCCATGGCCGCCTTGTGGTTGGCGAGGAGACCGGCGGAGCTGCCGGCGCCCTGCTGTGCGGCGGTGGTGAGGAAGCCGTCGTTGAACGGCTTGGTGTCGTTGAAGGCCTCGAGGTCCTTGCCGGCCTTGGTCCAGCACGCGTTGTCGAACTTCAGCGACTCGGCGGCACCGGTCAGGGTCTTCTCGCTGCAGGCGCGGAGGGCGAAGTTGTAGTACCAGTGCGCGGCGGGCCAGGCGTCCTTCGCACCGACGGCGACCGGGTCGACGCCGGAGTCCTTGAGCTTGGCGATGTCGTCGTTGAGCTCGTCCATCGTGGTGGGCGTGCCCGTGATGCCGGCCTTCTCGAACAGGTCCTTCGAGTACCAGATGCCCTCGGGGAGCACGGCGACGGGCATGGCGTAGGTGCCGTCCTTCGCGTCGTAGCCCGAGAACGTGCCGGCGCTGATCGACTTCTTGGCGTCGGCGCTGATCGAGTCCTTGATGTCGAGCAGCTGTCCGGCGTTGATCATGGCGTTGAGCTTGCCGCCACCGCGCTGCAGGAAGACGTCGGGGCCGTCGCCGGAGTTCAGCGCGGTCTGGAGCTTGCCGTCCAGGTCCTCGTTCTGGATCGCCTGGATCTTGATCGTGACGTTCGGGTTCTTCTTCTCGAACGCCTTGACCGTGTCGGCCCAGTAGGCCTTGCCCGGACCGGTGGTGGAGTTGTGCCAGAAGGTCATCGTGACCTTGCCGTTGCCGCTGCCGTCGTCGGCGGCTCCGCCGCTCGAGCAGCCCGTGGCGAGCAGTGCGGTGCCGGCTGCGATGGCGATGGCCGCCGCGAACCTGTTCTTCCTCGTCATTGTGGAGTCCCTCGGTAGTCGTCGTTGACATGCGACCGCGAGGCCGCACGGAGAGCATGCCTGGCGCTCATTCGGCTTGTCAATCGATTTCGATAACGATTTCGGTCCGTGGCGGTCCGCGGCTGAGGACCCCTCGGCGGGGTACGGTGTCGACGTGGATGCCATCGCCCGTCCGGCTCCCCTGCGGGGGCGGACCACCATCAGCGATGTCGCGCGGGCTGCCGGGGTCTCCGTCCCGACCGTGTCGAAGGTCATCAACGGACGCGACGGTGTCGCCGCCGCCACCTCGCAACGCGTGCTCGCGGTGATCGAGTCGCTCGGGTACGAGAGCTCCCTGGTCGCCCGCAGTCTCCGCCGCAGCCGCACGGACGTGATCGGCATCCTGGTCACCGAGTTCGAGCCGTTCTCGACCGAGTTGCTCAAGGGCATCTCGTCCGCCGCCGACGGCACCGGGTACGAGCTGCTCGCCTACGCCGGACTGGTCAGCGGCGAGGCACGCCCCGGCTGGGAGCGCCGCTCACTCTCCCGGCTCGCCGGCACCCTGATCGACGGCGCGATCGTCGTCACCCCCACCACCCTCATGGCGAGCACCCCGATCCCCGTCGTGTCGATCGACCCGCACACCGGACCCGAGGGCCACGCCGCGATCGACTCCGACAACGTCGGCGGGGCGCGTGCCGCGACCGAGCACCTCATCGCCCTCGGACACCGCCGGATCGCGCACATCCGCGGACGTGCCGACCTGGCCTCGGCCGAACTGCGCGAACTCGGGTACCGCCAGTCCCTCGAGGCCGCCGGCATCCCCTTCGACCCCGACCTGGTGTGCGTCGGCGACTACCAGACCGCCGCCACCGCCGAGGTCGCCCGCGAGCTGCTCTCCCGCCACGACCGGCCGACCGCGGTGTTCGCGGCCAACGACAGCTCGGCGATCGGGGTC from Curtobacterium sp. MCLR17_032 encodes the following:
- a CDS encoding extracellular solute-binding protein, with the translated sequence MTRKNRFAAAIAIAAGTALLATGCSSGGAADDGSGNGKVTMTFWHNSTTGPGKAYWADTVKAFEKKNPNVTIKIQAIQNEDLDGKLQTALNSGDGPDVFLQRGGGKLNAMINAGQLLDIKDSISADAKKSISAGTFSGYDAKDGTYAMPVAVLPEGIWYSKDLFEKAGITGTPTTMDELNDDIAKLKDSGVDPVAVGAKDAWPAAHWYYNFALRACSEKTLTGAAESLKFDNACWTKAGKDLEAFNDTKPFNDGFLTTAAQQGAGSSAGLLANHKAAMELMGAWDPGVISSLTPDAKPLPDLGWFPFPAVSGGKGDPKSMMGGVDGYSCTAKAPKKACTDFLNFIVQKDNQEGYYKAFQAIPVNQDAQSVVSESYLKTALAAYKDAPFVSQYLDTLYGQNVGNALNTSVVDVLAGKGNAKDIVTTTNQAAAKG
- a CDS encoding LacI family DNA-binding transcriptional regulator → MDAIARPAPLRGRTTISDVARAAGVSVPTVSKVINGRDGVAAATSQRVLAVIESLGYESSLVARSLRRSRTDVIGILVTEFEPFSTELLKGISSAADGTGYELLAYAGLVSGEARPGWERRSLSRLAGTLIDGAIVVTPTTLMASTPIPVVSIDPHTGPEGHAAIDSDNVGGARAATEHLIALGHRRIAHIRGRADLASAELRELGYRQSLEAAGIPFDPDLVCVGDYQTAATAEVARELLSRHDRPTAVFAANDSSAIGVLQVAGELGLRVPQDLSVVGFDDVPQAANATPPLTTVAQPLHDLGAEALRMLLELLGGRDVPAHVQLPASLVVRASTAPPPPGS